One window from the genome of Rhodobacteraceae bacterium S2214 encodes:
- the hemA gene encoding 5-aminolevulinate synthase, translating to MDYNAQLDAAITRLHDEGRYRTFINIERTRGQFPHAVWNKEDGTTAPVTVWCGNDYLGMGQHPVVMAAMHEAIEATGAGSGGTRNISGTTVYHKQLEAELADLHAKEEALLFTSAYIANDATLSTLPKLFPGLIIYSDALNHASMIEGVRRNGGAKRIFRHNDVAHLRELLEADDSNAPKLIAFESIYSMDGDFGPIEEICDLADEFGALTYIDEVHAVGMYGPRGAGVAERDGLMGRIDIINGTLAKAYGVMGGYIAASARMCDAIRSYAPGFIFTTSLPPAIAAGAAASVAHLKTDQDLRDQQQTQAAILKYRLKGMGLPIIDHGSHIVPLIVGDPVHTKVLSDRLLSDHGIYVQPINFPTVPRGTERLRFTPSPVHGPGEMDALVSGLDTLWSHCALNRAEMAG from the coding sequence CGCTACCGGACGTTTATCAACATCGAACGCACACGCGGTCAGTTCCCCCACGCGGTTTGGAACAAAGAAGACGGGACCACAGCGCCCGTCACCGTTTGGTGCGGCAATGACTATCTCGGCATGGGCCAGCATCCGGTTGTGATGGCTGCGATGCATGAAGCTATCGAGGCCACAGGCGCCGGCTCTGGCGGGACACGTAACATTTCAGGAACAACTGTTTATCACAAGCAGCTTGAGGCCGAACTGGCTGATCTACACGCCAAAGAAGAAGCGCTGCTTTTCACATCGGCCTACATCGCAAATGATGCGACATTGTCCACGCTGCCAAAGCTGTTCCCCGGATTGATCATCTATTCCGACGCGTTAAACCACGCATCCATGATCGAAGGTGTACGCCGCAATGGCGGCGCCAAGCGGATCTTCCGTCACAACGATGTGGCGCACCTGCGCGAATTGCTCGAAGCAGATGACAGTAACGCGCCAAAGCTGATCGCGTTCGAATCGATTTATTCGATGGACGGTGATTTTGGCCCAATCGAAGAGATTTGCGATTTGGCCGATGAATTTGGTGCATTGACTTACATCGACGAAGTGCACGCCGTTGGCATGTACGGGCCACGTGGGGCAGGGGTTGCGGAACGCGACGGCCTAATGGGGCGCATCGACATCATCAACGGCACACTGGCGAAGGCTTATGGCGTTATGGGCGGCTACATTGCCGCATCCGCTCGTATGTGTGATGCGATCCGGTCCTATGCGCCTGGCTTTATCTTCACAACATCACTGCCGCCCGCGATTGCCGCTGGTGCAGCCGCTTCTGTGGCGCATTTGAAGACGGATCAGGATTTGCGTGATCAGCAGCAAACACAAGCTGCGATTCTCAAGTACCGTCTCAAGGGAATGGGGCTGCCGATCATCGATCACGGGTCACATATCGTGCCGCTGATTGTGGGAGATCCGGTTCACACGAAGGTTTTGTCAGATCGTTTGCTGTCTGACCATGGAATCTATGTGCAGCCGATCAACTTTCCAACCGTACCGCGCGGAACCGAACGTTTGCGGTTCACACCGTCGCCTGTACACGGTCCTGGCGAAATGGATGCGCTTGTTTCCGGATTGGATACACTGTGGAGCCACTGTGCGCTGAATCGTGCCGAAATGGCGGGCTAA
- a CDS encoding DUF4115 domain-containing protein translates to MIVKGFRRNRVQQEAESTGFDAFDLRLGDLMRGERATMGKSLLDVQRELKIKAAYIAAIENADPTAFDTPGFIAGYVRSYARYLNMDPDWAFDTFCGESGFATAHGMSAEASAAKPSTLQKTPAKGNDIFSSSATPFVPEGDAMFSRIEPGAIGSVLVLVALIGGIGYGGWTVLQEVQRVQFAPVEQTPTVVSDIDPLAGGANIAPEVEDVASFQAPSVEALDRLYRPAALDVPVLVSRDGPIASLNPGSFGALAPETTLEQAVAEAAAFQEPSSVQVLETPAPAVQMVAVRPAWVRVKAADGTTIYEATMQAGDTFTVPQTENPATLRVGASGAIYFAINGTHYGPAGPRGQVTSNLAMSVDNLTASYSVADITADSDLAEVVRVAEVAPAAQ, encoded by the coding sequence ATGATCGTCAAGGGATTCAGACGCAATCGCGTTCAGCAAGAAGCTGAATCGACGGGATTTGATGCATTTGATTTGCGTCTAGGGGACCTGATGCGTGGCGAACGTGCGACCATGGGCAAAAGCCTGTTGGACGTGCAACGTGAACTTAAAATTAAAGCGGCTTACATCGCAGCGATCGAAAATGCAGACCCGACTGCATTTGATACGCCGGGTTTTATTGCGGGCTATGTGCGGTCTTACGCACGTTACCTGAACATGGATCCTGATTGGGCGTTTGATACGTTTTGTGGCGAAAGCGGTTTTGCAACGGCACACGGCATGTCTGCGGAAGCATCGGCCGCCAAGCCATCAACACTTCAGAAAACACCAGCCAAAGGCAACGATATTTTCTCGTCATCCGCGACACCTTTTGTGCCGGAAGGCGATGCAATGTTCAGCCGGATCGAACCGGGCGCAATTGGTTCCGTTCTTGTGCTTGTCGCGCTGATTGGTGGCATCGGTTACGGCGGCTGGACCGTCTTGCAAGAAGTCCAGCGCGTACAGTTCGCACCCGTTGAACAGACGCCGACGGTGGTGTCCGACATTGATCCGCTGGCAGGCGGCGCGAATATCGCCCCGGAAGTCGAAGATGTTGCATCCTTCCAAGCCCCGTCTGTCGAAGCACTGGATCGCCTTTACCGTCCTGCCGCTCTTGATGTGCCGGTACTGGTGTCGCGCGACGGACCTATAGCATCATTAAACCCGGGTTCATTCGGCGCGTTGGCGCCTGAAACCACTTTGGAACAAGCCGTTGCCGAAGCTGCCGCATTCCAAGAACCGTCCAGTGTGCAGGTTCTTGAAACGCCTGCGCCTGCGGTGCAGATGGTCGCCGTACGCCCTGCGTGGGTGCGCGTGAAGGCGGCTGACGGCACAACGATCTACGAAGCCACGATGCAGGCTGGTGACACCTTCACGGTACCACAAACCGAAAACCCGGCGACTTTGCGGGTTGGTGCATCTGGTGCGATCTATTTCGCGATCAACGGCACTCACTACGGGCCTGCTGGTCCACGTGGTCAGGTGACGTCGAACCTTGCAATGTCGGTTGATAATCTGACGGCTAGCTACTCAGTCGCGGATATCACAGCTGACAGCGATTTGGCAGAAGTCGTCCGCGTCGCCGAAGTGGCCCCTGCGGCACAATAA
- the ispG gene encoding flavodoxin-dependent (E)-4-hydroxy-3-methylbut-2-enyl-diphosphate synthase, whose protein sequence is MSLNHIRPWRNIYRRESRQIMVGNVPVGGGAPISVQTMTNTLTTDVKATIEQINAAAEAGADIVRVSVPDEASSKALKLIVPEVSVPLVADIHFHYKRGIEAAEAGAACLRINPGNIGDEKRVKEVIKAARDHNCSIRIGVNAGSLEKHLLDKYGEPTPDAMVESGLDHIKILQDNDFHEFKISCKASDVFMAAAAYQQLAEATDAPIHLGITEAGGLISGTVKSAIGMGNLLWMGIGDTIRVSLSADPVEEVKMGFEILKSLGLRHRGVNIISCPSCARQGFDVIKTVETLEQRLEHIKTPMSLSIIGCVVNGPGEALMTDVGFTGGGAGHGMVYLAGKQSHKQDNDSMVDHIVEQVEKKAAELDALAAKKEAAE, encoded by the coding sequence ATGTCGCTGAATCATATCCGTCCTTGGCGTAACATTTACCGGCGTGAAAGCCGTCAGATCATGGTGGGCAATGTGCCCGTTGGGGGCGGTGCGCCGATCTCTGTCCAGACGATGACCAACACGCTGACAACAGACGTGAAGGCAACGATCGAACAGATCAATGCAGCGGCAGAAGCGGGGGCCGACATTGTACGTGTGTCCGTGCCGGACGAAGCGTCCAGCAAGGCGCTAAAGTTGATCGTGCCAGAGGTGTCAGTGCCTCTCGTGGCGGATATCCATTTCCATTACAAACGCGGTATTGAAGCGGCAGAAGCAGGGGCGGCCTGTCTGCGTATCAACCCAGGCAATATTGGCGACGAAAAGCGCGTCAAGGAAGTCATCAAAGCGGCCCGCGACCACAATTGTTCAATCCGGATCGGGGTGAACGCCGGATCGCTGGAAAAGCATTTACTGGATAAATATGGCGAACCTACGCCTGACGCGATGGTTGAATCCGGTCTCGATCACATCAAGATCTTGCAAGACAACGATTTCCACGAATTCAAAATCAGCTGTAAGGCCTCTGACGTCTTCATGGCGGCTGCTGCCTACCAACAGCTTGCCGAAGCCACTGATGCACCGATCCACCTTGGGATCACCGAAGCCGGCGGTTTAATCAGTGGCACAGTCAAATCCGCCATCGGCATGGGCAACCTGCTGTGGATGGGGATCGGGGATACGATCCGTGTGTCGCTGTCCGCTGATCCGGTTGAAGAAGTCAAAATGGGCTTCGAGATTCTGAAATCCTTGGGGTTGCGCCACCGCGGCGTGAACATCATTTCGTGTCCGTCATGTGCCCGCCAAGGGTTTGATGTGATCAAAACGGTCGAAACGCTTGAACAACGGCTTGAGCATATCAAAACGCCCATGTCGCTTAGCATTATCGGGTGTGTTGTGAACGGACCGGGTGAGGCACTGATGACCGACGTGGGATTCACAGGCGGCGGTGCGGGTCACGGCATGGTCTATCTGGCGGGCAAGCAAAGCCACAAACAAGACAACGACAGTATGGTCGACCACATCGTCGAACAGGTCGAAAAGAAAGCCGCCGAACTCGACGCGCTTGCAGCAAAAAAAGAAGCGGCAGAGTAA
- a CDS encoding MBL fold metallo-hydrolase → MSQNRRQFLIHTAAASTLTVLPFAAHADGHGADSFPTANGGIEITPVDHASFVMKTPTAVIYVDPVGDASNYEGFPTADLVLITHEHGDHFNLDTLNGIVAENTALVTNPAVFDMLPEDMQAKAMQMANGDDTTFGDIAIEAIPAYNTTEDRLNFHPKGRDNGYVLTVDGSRVYISGDTEDIPEMRALEDIDIAFVCMNLPFTMSAEAAADAVNEFKPANVYPYHYRGRDNGTQDPMAFAEMLADGISAKMGGWYG, encoded by the coding sequence CTGTCCCAAAACCGCCGTCAGTTTCTAATTCACACAGCAGCAGCCAGCACGCTGACTGTCCTGCCGTTCGCAGCACATGCAGATGGGCACGGCGCGGACAGCTTTCCGACCGCCAACGGCGGGATCGAGATTACCCCTGTGGACCACGCATCATTCGTGATGAAGACGCCAACTGCGGTGATCTACGTCGACCCTGTGGGTGATGCGTCCAACTACGAAGGTTTCCCGACTGCCGATCTTGTACTGATCACGCATGAGCACGGCGATCACTTCAACCTTGATACGCTCAATGGCATCGTTGCGGAAAACACAGCACTGGTCACGAACCCGGCCGTATTCGACATGTTGCCAGAAGACATGCAAGCCAAAGCGATGCAGATGGCAAACGGCGATGACACGACATTCGGCGATATCGCGATTGAAGCGATCCCTGCCTATAACACGACAGAAGATCGTTTGAACTTTCACCCTAAAGGCCGCGACAACGGCTACGTTCTGACCGTAGATGGATCCCGCGTCTATATTTCCGGTGACACCGAAGACATCCCGGAAATGCGCGCATTGGAAGACATCGACATCGCGTTTGTTTGCATGAACTTGCCATTCACGATGAGCGCAGAAGCCGCAGCTGATGCCGTGAACGAATTCAAACCCGCGAACGTTTACCCGTACCACTATCGCGGTCGGGACAATGGCACACAGGACCCGATGGCATTTGCCGAAATGCTTGCTGATGGTATTTCCGCAAAGATGGGCGGCTGGTACGGCTAA
- a CDS encoding DsbA family protein: MLRFAPLAVMAALATPVVAQDMTPEERTAFRAEVRAYLLENPEVLMEAIGVLEDRQAADARANDVNLVAQNADALFSSDTSFVGGNPDGDFTVVEFLDYRCGYCKRAHPEVAALIDGDTNIRYVIKELPILGEQSVLASRYALAVQQVVGDDAYYDIHNTLMEYQGNITDANLARISDAFGYDHDALADMMNGPEVNAVIAENRALADALAITGTPSFVFEDQMLRGYVPLAQMEQIVAQLRSRDG; the protein is encoded by the coding sequence ATGCTTCGTTTCGCCCCTCTCGCCGTGATGGCAGCTCTTGCCACACCTGTTGTCGCACAAGACATGACACCAGAAGAACGCACAGCGTTCCGGGCCGAAGTGCGTGCATATCTGCTGGAAAACCCTGAAGTGTTGATGGAAGCCATCGGCGTTCTCGAAGATCGTCAGGCGGCGGACGCACGGGCGAACGACGTGAACCTCGTGGCACAAAATGCCGACGCATTGTTCAGCAGCGATACATCTTTCGTCGGGGGCAATCCGGACGGCGATTTCACAGTCGTTGAGTTCCTTGATTATCGGTGCGGTTACTGCAAACGCGCCCACCCCGAGGTCGCGGCTTTGATCGATGGCGATACGAATATCCGCTATGTGATCAAGGAACTGCCGATCCTAGGGGAACAGTCTGTTTTGGCATCCCGTTACGCATTGGCCGTACAACAGGTCGTGGGCGATGACGCCTATTACGACATCCACAACACGCTGATGGAATACCAAGGTAATATCACGGACGCGAACCTTGCGCGGATTTCGGACGCGTTTGGATATGATCACGACGCATTGGCGGACATGATGAACGGCCCCGAAGTCAACGCTGTGATTGCAGAAAACCGCGCGCTGGCAGACGCCTTGGCAATCACAGGCACGCCGTCGTTCGTGTTCGAAGACCAAATGTTGCGTGGCTACGTGCCATTGGCGCAGATGGAACAGATCGTCGCCCAACTGCGGTCCCGCGACGGTTAA
- a CDS encoding aminotransferase class I/II-fold pyridoxal phosphate-dependent enzyme, with translation MRHSTRGMVDPFIVMDVMEAARQAEAAGRHIIHMEVGQPGTGAPAEARARLAADLDDPLGYTVGLGLPELRARIAQHYRDWYDVDLDPNRVVITSGASGAFLLAFSALFDNAERVGLGTPCYPSYRQILKAVGLTPVDIETTLADRFQPQPSAVVDQDLAGLIVASPANPTGTMLDKGELAALAKACTENGAALISDEIYHGLGYDRRAVSALEVTNDAYVINSFSKYFSMTGWRVGWMIVPEDHVRIVERLAQNMFICAPHAAQRLALYSMDCGAELTQNIDVYTANRQLMIDGLTAAGFTKFAPPDGAFYVYVDVSDYTDDALGFAGEILDQAGVAVTPGLDFDPKRGHHWLRFSYARGTADITEGLARLSAFMKGRAA, from the coding sequence ATGCGTCATTCAACCCGTGGTATGGTCGATCCGTTTATTGTGATGGATGTGATGGAGGCCGCACGTCAGGCCGAAGCCGCAGGGCGTCACATCATCCACATGGAGGTCGGCCAGCCTGGAACGGGTGCGCCCGCAGAAGCACGTGCGCGACTGGCGGCCGATCTGGATGACCCGCTTGGTTACACCGTGGGGCTGGGCCTGCCGGAATTGCGCGCACGGATCGCCCAACACTACCGCGACTGGTATGACGTTGATCTTGATCCGAACCGTGTCGTCATCACGTCTGGGGCGTCGGGTGCTTTCCTTTTGGCCTTTAGTGCGTTGTTTGATAACGCTGAACGGGTGGGGCTGGGCACACCGTGTTATCCATCCTACAGGCAAATTCTAAAGGCTGTTGGCCTAACGCCTGTTGATATTGAAACGACGCTTGCGGATCGGTTCCAACCACAGCCATCTGCAGTTGTTGATCAAGATCTGGCTGGGTTGATCGTGGCATCCCCCGCGAACCCGACTGGTACGATGCTGGACAAAGGTGAACTTGCGGCTTTGGCCAAAGCCTGCACCGAAAACGGGGCGGCGTTGATATCAGACGAGATTTACCACGGGCTTGGCTACGACCGTCGCGCTGTCTCTGCGCTAGAGGTCACCAACGACGCTTACGTGATCAATTCGTTTTCCAAGTATTTCTCGATGACAGGTTGGCGCGTCGGCTGGATGATTGTGCCTGAAGATCACGTGCGGATCGTGGAACGACTGGCGCAAAATATGTTTATCTGCGCACCGCACGCAGCCCAACGTTTAGCATTGTATTCAATGGATTGTGGTGCAGAGCTTACGCAGAATATCGACGTCTACACCGCAAACCGACAGCTGATGATTGATGGCCTGACGGCTGCTGGGTTCACCAAATTCGCACCACCTGACGGGGCGTTTTACGTCTACGTCGATGTGTCGGATTACACTGATGACGCGCTCGGTTTTGCGGGCGAGATTTTGGATCAGGCTGGGGTTGCCGTCACGCCGGGGCTCGATTTTGACCCCAAACGCGGGCACCACTGGCTACGGTTTTCCTATGCACGGGGCACGGCAGACATCACCGAAGGTCTCGCACGGTTGTCCGCGTTTATGAAAGGGCGTGCAGCATGA
- a CDS encoding N-acetylmuramoyl-L-alanine amidase — translation MIRVVAALLMTAGSAFAQDFSGLARIDHVDSAITDTRQGMAVDLQLSQVVPYRVFTLDEPRRLVVDFREIDWTGTDKAQLDQSDIASAIRFGAFQAGWSRLVVDLSEPVVLKAAEMTVNQLDNTAKLTLVLRDADPVEFAATSGAPVSAAWDIATAQPSLPAPTPEDGPLTVVLDPGHGGVDPGAIQGGVVEANLMLKLAIEVAEALNRTGQVRAILTREADIFVPLEGRMTIARAAKADLFISLHADALEVDEARGASIYTLNAEGSDRAAARMAERHERGDLLAGVDLSEQDDRVATVLMDLARAETEPQSQRFAEQAVAALRDAGARLNSKPRREGRLAVLNAPDFASVLIEVGFLSNANDRAMLSTTSGRAPVVDGIVAGVLSWAREEAARAPLVRQ, via the coding sequence ATGATCCGTGTCGTGGCGGCGCTGTTGATGACGGCGGGATCCGCGTTTGCGCAAGATTTCAGTGGCTTGGCGCGCATAGATCATGTCGACAGTGCGATCACGGACACCCGCCAAGGCATGGCCGTTGATTTACAATTGTCGCAGGTCGTACCTTACCGCGTGTTCACGCTGGATGAACCGCGTCGTCTGGTTGTCGATTTTCGCGAAATTGATTGGACGGGGACAGATAAGGCCCAGCTTGATCAGTCCGACATTGCTAGCGCCATCCGCTTTGGTGCATTTCAGGCGGGTTGGTCGCGGCTGGTCGTTGATCTATCAGAACCGGTTGTGCTCAAAGCGGCAGAAATGACTGTAAATCAATTGGATAACACCGCCAAGCTCACGTTAGTTTTGCGTGATGCAGACCCAGTCGAATTTGCTGCGACCTCTGGCGCACCTGTCAGTGCGGCGTGGGATATCGCCACCGCACAGCCCAGTTTGCCAGCGCCAACGCCAGAAGACGGCCCACTGACAGTGGTGCTGGATCCGGGGCACGGCGGTGTCGATCCCGGCGCAATTCAGGGCGGCGTTGTCGAAGCAAATCTGATGCTGAAACTTGCCATCGAAGTGGCAGAAGCGTTGAACAGAACAGGCCAAGTGCGGGCCATCTTGACCCGTGAAGCCGACATCTTTGTTCCATTAGAGGGGCGGATGACTATTGCTCGCGCTGCGAAGGCGGACCTGTTTATTTCGTTGCACGCCGATGCGTTGGAAGTGGACGAAGCCCGCGGTGCTTCGATCTACACACTCAACGCTGAAGGGTCGGACCGCGCCGCCGCCCGTATGGCAGAAAGGCACGAACGGGGCGATTTGCTGGCGGGCGTCGATTTGTCAGAACAAGACGACCGCGTCGCGACTGTTTTGATGGACCTTGCTCGGGCCGAAACCGAACCGCAAAGCCAACGCTTTGCAGAACAGGCGGTGGCAGCGCTGCGCGACGCAGGTGCTCGTCTCAATTCAAAGCCGCGTCGCGAAGGGCGGTTGGCCGTTCTAAACGCACCTGATTTTGCGTCCGTTTTGATCGAAGTCGGGTTTTTGTCTAACGCAAACGACCGCGCGATGCTGTCCACGACATCGGGCCGCGCGCCTGTCGTGGACGGGATTGTCGCAGGTGTACTGTCCTGGGCCCGCGAAGAGGCCGCGCGCGCACCGCTGGTGCGCCAGTAA
- a CDS encoding PBP1A family penicillin-binding protein translates to MLRFILSFFGGIFTTLTFGLAICALGLGGVFYAYGRDLPSYDVLSQYAPKTISRIYSGEGKIIDEFATERRLFTPIEEIPDIVKQAFISAEDKNFYEHPGYDPRGMASAFVDAVKSRGEDLRGASTITQQVAKNFLLDGSRRGLDGISRKIKEIILAPRLEETLGKDGVLELYLNEIDLGVRSFGVTAAAQSYFNKSLSELNPAEAAFLAVHPKAPYSYHPVRNREAALDRRAFILREMHENGYITDEEWEVAKADPLLTVQGGDFPSHFDERPPRDYFTDEIRRQLSANFGEEEFFNGGLSIRATIDEELQKVAAESLQISLEDFDRGLGIWRGTGESIPAEALVDEASWRDALSDVRVARDIELENEWFPAVVLGVEDQQLRVGIEGIVETAAEPQVVPREDIQWMRGNFFDNFEIGDVVHVRRMTQDSDGAFIRWTLRQVPEVQGGFMAMDVNTGRVLAMQGGFSYQNSVFNRATQARRQPGSSFKPFVYAAALDSGYSPATIVVDSPIEINTPQGVWRPQNSSNQFYGPTPLRTGIEQSRNLMTIRLAQEVGMGTIAEYAERFGVYDNMNRVLAASLGSDETTVFKMVAAYAMFANGGERVEPTLVDRVQDRYGATVYRHDQRNCVNCTGYELGAGEAPRIVSNRERVMNEITAYQLTSMMQGVVDRGTAKRTVNQSVPIAGKTGTTNDTKDVWFVGFSSNIVAGCYIGYDTPRTMRGASGGGTCGPVFNRFMTKAVERFGGGAFRAPEDCQFIRIDRFSGARLPDGATGDNVIAECFRPGEEPVFGITFDGGFGVSANLPLFEEVPRAARQVTTSTGGTATVGPKASFGSLSSGGLY, encoded by the coding sequence TTGCTGCGGTTTATCTTATCTTTCTTCGGGGGTATCTTTACGACCCTCACGTTTGGTCTTGCGATCTGTGCGCTGGGGCTGGGCGGTGTGTTCTATGCCTACGGGCGTGATCTGCCGTCTTATGACGTGCTGTCACAATACGCGCCTAAAACGATCAGCCGAATCTATTCGGGTGAAGGTAAGATCATTGATGAATTCGCGACCGAACGGCGCTTGTTCACGCCAATTGAAGAAATTCCTGACATCGTAAAGCAGGCGTTCATCTCTGCGGAAGATAAGAATTTCTACGAACACCCGGGCTATGATCCGCGCGGTATGGCGTCCGCGTTCGTGGATGCAGTCAAATCACGCGGTGAAGACCTGCGTGGTGCGTCTACGATTACACAGCAGGTCGCCAAGAACTTCCTTTTGGACGGATCGCGGCGCGGTCTGGACGGGATTTCACGGAAGATCAAAGAAATCATTCTGGCACCTCGACTGGAAGAAACGCTTGGCAAAGATGGCGTTTTGGAACTGTACCTGAACGAAATCGACCTCGGTGTCCGGTCCTTTGGTGTGACGGCCGCCGCGCAAAGTTATTTCAACAAATCGCTGTCTGAACTGAACCCGGCAGAGGCCGCATTCCTCGCCGTGCACCCAAAAGCGCCGTACAGCTATCACCCAGTGCGTAACCGCGAAGCCGCGCTTGATCGCCGCGCGTTTATTCTGCGCGAGATGCACGAAAATGGCTACATTACCGATGAAGAATGGGAAGTCGCGAAGGCTGACCCATTGCTGACAGTGCAGGGCGGGGATTTCCCGTCGCACTTCGATGAACGCCCGCCACGCGATTACTTTACAGACGAAATCCGTCGCCAACTGTCTGCTAACTTTGGTGAAGAAGAGTTCTTCAACGGCGGTCTGTCGATCCGTGCCACCATCGACGAAGAATTGCAAAAGGTCGCTGCAGAATCGCTGCAAATTTCGCTCGAGGACTTTGATCGCGGTCTTGGGATCTGGCGCGGCACAGGTGAATCCATTCCGGCAGAGGCTTTGGTCGATGAAGCATCGTGGCGCGACGCATTGTCCGACGTCCGTGTTGCCCGCGATATCGAACTTGAAAACGAATGGTTTCCAGCCGTCGTGCTGGGGGTCGAAGACCAGCAACTGCGCGTAGGTATCGAAGGCATTGTTGAAACCGCCGCCGAACCACAGGTCGTCCCCCGCGAAGACATCCAGTGGATGCGCGGTAATTTCTTCGACAATTTTGAAATCGGTGACGTGGTCCACGTACGCCGCATGACCCAAGACAGCGACGGTGCATTTATCCGTTGGACGCTGCGCCAAGTGCCAGAAGTGCAGGGCGGGTTTATGGCGATGGACGTGAACACAGGCCGCGTGCTGGCGATGCAGGGCGGGTTCTCTTATCAGAACTCGGTCTTTAACCGCGCCACGCAGGCCCGTCGTCAGCCGGGGTCATCCTTCAAACCTTTTGTTTATGCAGCTGCCCTCGATTCCGGTTATTCGCCCGCGACGATCGTGGTCGATAGCCCGATCGAAATTAACACGCCGCAAGGTGTCTGGCGTCCGCAGAACTCTTCCAACCAGTTCTATGGCCCGACGCCTTTGCGCACGGGGATCGAACAGTCGCGGAACCTGATGACCATTCGTCTCGCGCAAGAGGTCGGGATGGGGACAATTGCGGAATATGCCGAACGTTTCGGCGTTTACGACAATATGAACCGCGTTCTGGCGGCGTCATTGGGGTCGGATGAAACCACTGTGTTCAAGATGGTCGCAGCCTACGCGATGTTTGCGAATGGCGGCGAACGTGTGGAACCAACATTGGTCGACCGTGTGCAAGACCGTTACGGCGCGACGGTGTATCGTCACGACCAGCGGAACTGCGTCAACTGCACGGGCTATGAACTCGGCGCAGGTGAAGCGCCACGTATCGTGTCCAACCGCGAACGCGTGATGAACGAAATCACGGCGTACCAGCTGACCTCCATGATGCAGGGCGTTGTAGATCGCGGGACAGCCAAGCGGACGGTGAACCAATCCGTGCCAATCGCGGGTAAGACAGGGACCACCAACGACACCAAAGACGTTTGGTTCGTGGGCTTCTCATCCAACATCGTGGCCGGTTGCTACATTGGATATGACACGCCACGCACAATGCGCGGTGCGTCCGGTGGCGGGACATGTGGTCCGGTCTTCAACCGCTTCATGACCAAAGCCGTTGAACGTTTCGGCGGCGGCGCGTTCCGTGCGCCTGAAGATTGTCAATTCATCCGGATCGACCGGTTTTCTGGTGCGCGTTTGCCAGATGGTGCGACAGGCGACAACGTGATCGCAGAATGTTTCCGTCCGGGCGAAGAACCTGTCTTCGGGATCACATTTGACGGTGGTTTTGGCGTATCAGCCAACCTGCCGCTGTTTGAAGAAGTGCCGCGCGCGGCTCGTCAGGTCACCACGTCCACTGGTGGCACTGCGACTGTGGGGCCAAAGGCGTCCTTTGGGTCACTGTCCTCTGGCGGTTTGTACTAG